ATCGGCTTCCTGTACGACGGCGAGCTGTACGTCATGGGCCGTCTGAAGGCGATGGCCGTGGTGCGCGGCCAGAACTACTACGCCGAGGACGTCGAGGAGATCGTCAAGTCCACCCCGGGAGTCGACCGCAGGCACTGCGCCGCGTTCGCCTGGGAGGGCGACGGTGAGGAGCGCATGGTCGTGATCTGGGAGACGAAGCTCGACGCCGACACCGCACGGGCCGTCGGCGAGGCCATCCGCACCCGCCTGTCCGAACAACTCGGCCTGGCCGCCGTGGAGACCCTTCCGGTCTCCCCGCAGTCCCTCCCCTTCACCAGCTCCGGCAAGGTCAAGCGCTCCGGCGCGGCCGACCTCTACCGGCAGCACACGTCCGCCTCGGCTTCGGCCTCTTCTTCGACCACCACTTTGGAAGGACAGCACTCGTGAGCGTCAACGCGACCCTGGACATCGTTGTAGGGGCCCTGGCCACGCAGGCATCGGTCGCCACCTCGTCCATCGACCCCGACAAGCCGCTGTCGGCCGTACCGGGCATCGAGTCCGTGAAGGCCCTGCGCGCCATCACCGAGATCGAGGACGAGTGCGACGTCGTCATCCCGGACGACTTCCTCTTCGAGAGCGCCACCGTGCGCGAACTCGCCGACTTCGTGGCGAAGTTGATCCGGGAGGGCAGCACCATATGACCGCGGACACCGCAGCGCCCCACGCGCTGGTCGGCGCGCTCGACCGGTTCAAGGTCGCGCCGCCGGACGTGGCCCGCTACGACACCGACACCGCGACGGCCGCGCGCGCCCTGCGCGCCGAACCCGAGCAGGTCGCCCGGCTCGCCGCCGAAGGCCTGCCGCACCTGGTCGACAGCGCGCGCGGGCCGCTGTTCGACTACGACGACCTGATGAACATCGGCATGTTCTGCGGAACCGGCCAGACCGTGCCCGAACTCGGCCTGCGCTTTCTGATGCGGTTCGCCGCCTCACCGCGCGCGAGCTGGTTCGCGCCCCGCGACTGGGAGGTCGGCGTGCACCCCTCCCGCACACCCGGCGGCGAGGGAGCGGAGGCCCCCGCCGCCGAGGATGAGCGGCTGGACGTGACCGTCCGGGTTCCCGATCTCGCCGCGCCCGGTGTGGAGTTGCTGGAGGGCGGACCGTTCGACGAGCCGCTGGCCACCAACGGCTACCGGGCCGCCGTCCGGCTCACCGGCGCCGAGCACACGGTGCGCGATCCGCGGATCCACCTTGTCTGGGACGAGGTCGTCGCCGAACTCGCCTCGCACCGCGTCATCTACCAGACGGTCCCCGAGCCGCTGCGCACCGACCACCACCGCGCGTGGGAACTCGGCGTCGCCGACTGCGTGGTCGCCGCCCGGCTGCTCGCCGACCGGCTGCGCGCGGTGGGCTTGGAGGCGAGGGCGCGGCGCGGCTATCTGCTCGGCCTGTTCGGCAGCGACCACGCCTGGTGCGACGTCGTCGAGGACGGCGTGCACAAGTCGCTCGACCCGGTGTTCGCCTTCGTCGCCACCGTCGGCGACGAGCGCGGCGTCGCCAAGTCCCCCGAGTTCGCCGCCGCCTGCTTCGGCAGCCGCTTCAACCGGCTGCTGCCGTGCCGTACGGACAGCGCCGAGCCTCTCGTGTACTTCGACGCCGAGCCCGCCCCGTACTGGGCGATGGTCGGCGTCGGCGCCCGGCCGAGGAGGACCGTATGACCACCGCCCATGCCCCGAGGGACGTACGCGCCCTGATCAAGCAGGGGCTGGAGCACCCGTCCCTGCTCGACCGCATCGGTGACGACGACGACTTCGCCGAGGCGGGCATCGGCTCGGGCGAGGTGATCAGGATCGCGCTGAGCCTGGAGGAGGAGCTCGCCCGGCCGCTCGGCGACGAGGAGCTGCTCGGTCTCTCCTCGGTGAACGCCGTCGCCGCACTGCTCGCCGCGAAGGAGGCCGTCTGAGATGTGGCTCGACAATGTGATCCGCCGCGGCCTGGACCGCGACCCCGCCGCGCTCGCCCTGCGCGACACCCGGCGTGACGTCGACTGGCGCACCCTGCACCGCGAGATGCGGGCGCTGGCCTGCCGGCTGCGGCACGAGACGCTGCCCGGCAGCCGGGTCCTGGTGCTCAGCGGCAACCGCGTCGAGGTCCTGGAGACCTATCTCGCCTGCGCCGCCGCGGGCCTGGTCGCCGTGCCCGTCAACCCGGCGCTGACCGACCCCGAGATCGCCGCGATCATGGAGTCCGTCGAGCCGTCGGCGGCGATCGCCGAGGAGACGTACGCGGCGCGGCTCGGCGACCTGTACCCCGGCCTGCCC
This is a stretch of genomic DNA from Streptomyces sp. NA04227. It encodes these proteins:
- a CDS encoding acyl carrier protein; this encodes MSVNATLDIVVGALATQASVATSSIDPDKPLSAVPGIESVKALRAITEIEDECDVVIPDDFLFESATVRELADFVAKLIREGSTI
- a CDS encoding transglutaminase domain-containing protein, which gives rise to MTADTAAPHALVGALDRFKVAPPDVARYDTDTATAARALRAEPEQVARLAAEGLPHLVDSARGPLFDYDDLMNIGMFCGTGQTVPELGLRFLMRFAASPRASWFAPRDWEVGVHPSRTPGGEGAEAPAAEDERLDVTVRVPDLAAPGVELLEGGPFDEPLATNGYRAAVRLTGAEHTVRDPRIHLVWDEVVAELASHRVIYQTVPEPLRTDHHRAWELGVADCVVAARLLADRLRAVGLEARARRGYLLGLFGSDHAWCDVVEDGVHKSLDPVFAFVATVGDERGVAKSPEFAAACFGSRFNRLLPCRTDSAEPLVYFDAEPAPYWAMVGVGARPRRTV
- a CDS encoding acyl carrier protein; this translates as MTTAHAPRDVRALIKQGLEHPSLLDRIGDDDDFAEAGIGSGEVIRIALSLEEELARPLGDEELLGLSSVNAVAALLAAKEAV